In one Notolabrus celidotus isolate fNotCel1 chromosome 1, fNotCel1.pri, whole genome shotgun sequence genomic region, the following are encoded:
- the gli1 gene encoding zinc finger protein GLI1: protein MPVDMQPHQGLYHYETSPSQPSRGLVPSDQSPYGDVSSLRAPLLNGPPQDCRTMYNPMTPSMTHGSGPGQGIGHCMDQYMRPPQAPPPHSMMGHRGMQPTEGGNITPYCNQSNMMSSHHNFCQIQPGSDPMGSVDGSRFSTPRSILKLSKKRALSISPLSDASVDLQTVIRTSPNSLVAFVNSRCNPNGASSYGHLSVSAMSPSLGYSSNINCQSRQQGSMYGGGVGTPLGGHTPGPCQASRLPPHNPRLHAPPKHGHLKTEPGLGGVMDGMNVKSLEERSEGDVASPSSTGTQDPLMGLLDGRDDLDKEDGKQEQEAIYETNCHWESCSKEFDTQDQLVHHINNEHIHGEKKEFVCHWQECSREQRPFKAQYMLVVHMRRHTGEKPHKCTFEGCNKAYSRLENLKTHLRSHTGEKPYVCEHEGCNKAFSNASDRAKHQNRTHSNEKPYVCKIPGCTKRYTDPSSLRKHVKTVHGPEAHITKKHRGDTGPRPPGSAMAAGGQESELLLEKSETRREDCKLLAPESTLKSQPSPGGQSSCSSERSPLGSANNNDSGVEMNLNAAGSLEDLTALEDGVSGGGGGEPGSVGTMGMSAQALKRLENLKIDKLKQIRRPAPPSRCSSNKLPALPGPGENIGMCAPSPLLSNRRVMELSNHDLGVGPSIGCNSNDRRGSGTSSLSSAYTVSRRSSMVSPYLSSRRSSDVSQMGGPAGGGCHLLSPEQSAGDPLSPETNRRGAPCPGGAGGLPGLPNLTPAQQYSLKAKYAAATGGPPPTPLPNMEQTGTQGRRGGILSEYQGQPLPPFLQQVGPRRHSANTEYGTGVIYPHQAPGNNSRRASDPVRSVADPQALPKRFNSLNNVALMSRRNALQHRGSDTSLSRHLYSPRPPSITENVMMEAMGMEPHIASVDARDRSMMMPPGERNFMGYQQQHQTLGGDGGGGPHLNQLSPSHDSLTCPDQAYMQAHYQNQGAEATSRAGGNTIGQARSIHSEGMSNTLLQQAEYSMSTCQLSPSGPHYPSLGQGGDTGGPWSDNQNQIQTSSHSIQNPRGMQYSDPSLQPQQTQPHYNNQTSIYNSPDGTHKLVIKPEQQFHPGMGVGDACQNAKLQQQRMLLQQTQGYPQQTGQVMMRNSNNPSCNFPGNPNSFVGGGGLSLGCAGTALSDGQRSETPMMQVKEMMVRNYVQSQQALMWEQQQEQQQQQQQQPSGIKPPPLSDNMDMSAQSAMMQHSPQHQNQNLYPSQSYQSYPNQNLVMSPPAHTRGPSSVTPKEQQLTGLQGSCYGQEMVVPRPPQGRKPLSRQNSLSQAGSVYLGSPPHLSPVQSSTSPRRGIRLPPVQHPHHPQNEMFSPSNNNNMYYSGQINMDLEKHMDPQNGPCHNQQHSMATNLDPTGGTKPVPMPPYPESGPMSNVLENLDLDNARIDFTSIIDDADSSSFSPINNPIQGQPGSSSQASSRLTTPQTSVSLAAGSGLSNMAVGDMTSMLTSLAGENKYLNTLS, encoded by the exons ATGCCAGTGGACATGCAGCCACACCAGGGGCTGTATCACTATGAGACCTCCCCCAGCCAGCCCTCCAGAGG ACTAGTTccatcagaccagtctccctacGGTGATGTGTCCTCGCTCCGCGCCCCTCTCCTCAACGGCCCTCCTCAGGACTGCCGCACCATGTACAATCCAATGACTCCCAGTATGACTCATGGATCAGGACCAGGACAGGGGATAGGCCATTGCATGGATCAATATATGAGGCCTCCTCAGGCCCCACCGCCACACAGTATGATGGGCCACAGGGGCATGCAGCCCACAGAGG GTGGCAATATCACCCCCTACTGTAACCAGAGCAACATGATGTCCTCTCATCATAACTTCTGCCAGATTCAGCCAGGCTCTGATCCGATGGGCTCAGTGGATG GCTCTAGGTTCTCTACACCTCGTTCCATACTGAAGCTAAGCAAAAAGAGAGCTCTTTCCATCTCACCCCTGTCTGATGCCAGTGTTGACCTGCAGACGGTGATTAGGACATCACCCAACTCCCTGGTGGCCTTTGTCAACTCTCGCTGCAACCCCAATGGTGCCAGTTCTTATGGTCATCTCTCCGTGAGCGCTATGAG CCCCTCCCTTGGCTACTCCAGCAATATTAACTGTCAGTCCAGGCAACAAGGTTCCATGTATGGAGGAGGTGTGGGGACACCTCTGGGTGGACACACACCAGGTCCCTGCCAAGCATCCCGCTTACCTCCTCACAATCCTCGGCTTCATGCTCCACCCAAGCATGGACAT ctaAAGACAGAGCCAGGACTGGGAGGTGTGATGGATGGCATGAATGTAAAAAGCCTGGAAGAGAGGTCAGAGGGAGATGTGGCAAGTCCTTCTTCCACTGGCACTCAG GACCCTCTTATGGGCCTACTGGATGGCAGAGATGACTTGGACAAGGAGGATGGGAAGCAGGAGCAAGAGGCCATCTATGAAACCAACTGCCACTGGGAGAGCTGCAGCAAGGAATTTGACACTCAAGACCAGCTAGTTCAT caCATCAACAATGAGCACATCCATGGGGAAAAGAAGGAGTTTGTGTGTCACTGGCAGGAGTGCTCTCGAGAGCAGAGGCCTTTCAAAGCACAGTATATGCTGGTAGTTCACATGCGTagacacacaggagagaagCCACATAAGTGCACT TTTGAAGGCTGTAATAAGGCTTACTCTCGCCTGGAGAATTTGAAGACCCATCTGCGGTCACACACTGGAGAGAAACCTTATGTGTGTGAACACGAGGGCTGCAACAAAGCCTTCTCCAATGCCTCAGACCGGGCCAagcaccagaaccgaactcactCCAATGAG AAACCTTATGTATGCAAGATCCCAGGTTGCACTAAACGGTACACAGATCCAAGCTCCTTGCGTAAACATGTGAAGACAGTGCATGGCCCTGAAGCCCACATCACTAAGAAGCACCGTGGAGACACAGGACCCCGACCTCCAGGTTCAGCTATGGCCGCTGGAGGCCAGGAATCCGAACTGCTGCTGGAGAAATCGGAGACACGCAGGGAAGACTGCAAACTGTTGGCTCCTGAGTCCACTTTG AAATCCCAGCCAAGCCCTGGTGGTCAGTCATCCTGCAGTAGCGAACGTTCTCCACTAGGGAGCGCCAACAACAATGACAGTGGGGTTGAGATGAACCTGAATGCAGCAGGCAGTCTAGAGGATCTCACTGCACTGGAGGATGGAGTttcaggtggaggaggaggggaaccAGGAAGTGTTGGAACAATGGGAATGTCTGCACAGGCTTTGAAGAGGCTGGAGAACCTAAAGATTGACAAGCTGAAGCAAATCCGTAGGCCAGCACCTCCTTCCCGTTGTTCCAGTAACAAGTTACCTGCACTTCCTG GTCCAGGGGAGAATATTGGAATGTGTGCACCTTCTCCGCTCCTCTCAAACAGACGAGTTATGGAACTGTCCAATCACGACCTAGGAGTTGGGCCTTCAATTGGCTGCAATTCTAATGACCGGAGAGGAAGTGGCACCAGCAGCCTGAGCTCTGCATATACTGTAAGCCGTCGTTCCTCCATGGTTTCTCCATATCTGTCCAGCCGGCGCTCCAGTGACGTCTCACAAATGGGAGGACCAGCAGGGGGAGGGTGTCACCTACTCAGTCCAGAGCAGAGTGCGGGAGATCCCCTTTCTCCTGAGACCAATCGCAGAGGAGCCCCATGTCCTGGTGGAGCAGGAGGATTGCCTGGTCTTCCAAATTTAACACCTGCCCAGCAATACAGCCTAAAGGCCAAATATGCTGCAGCAACCGGTGGACCACCACCAACTCCTTTACCCAATATGGAGCAGACAGGTACACAAGGCAGGAGAGGAGGTATTCTGAGTGAATACCAGGGCCagcctcttcctcctttccttcaacAAGTTGGTCCAAGAAGGCACAGTGCCAACACAGAGTATGGAACTGGCGTTATCTACCCTCACCAAGCTCCGGGAAACAACAGTAGGCGAGCCAGTGACCCTGTCAGATCAGTAGCAGATCCACAAGCCCTCCCAAAGCGCTTCAATAGCCTTAACAATGTGGCCTTGATGAGCCGAAGGAATGCGCTCCAGCACCGTGGCTCCGACACCAGCCTTTCTCGTCACTTGTACTCGCCACGTCCACCCAGCATTACGGAAAACGTAATGATGGAGGCTATGGGTATGGAGCCACACATAGCTTCAGTTGATGCCAGGGATCGTTCCATGATGATGCCTCCCGGAGAGAGGAATTTCATGGGATACCAGCAACAGCATCAAACTctaggaggagatggaggtggcGGCCCTCATTTAAATCAATTGTCCCCAAGCCATGACTCTTTGACCTGTCCAGACCAGGCTTACATGCAGGCTCATTACCAGAACCAGGGAGCAGAAGCCACTTCAAGAGCTGGTGGAAATACCATTGGCCAAGCAAGGTCTATTCACTCAGAAGGCATGTCAAATACACTTCTCCAACAGGCTGAGTACAGTATGAGTACCTGTCAGCTCAGTCCATCAGGCCCACATTACCCTAGTCTAGGCCAGGGTGGTGATACTGGAGGTCCTTGGAGTGACAACCAAAACCAAATTCAAACTTCCAGCCATTCTATCCAGAACCCACGAGGAATGCAGTATTCAGATCCCAGCCTGCAGCCTCAACAAACACAGCCCCACTACAACAATCAGACAAGCATCTACAACAGCCCTGATGGAACCCACAAACTCGTCATCAAGCCAGAGCAGCAGTTCCACCCAGGGATGGGGGTTGGGGATGCCTGTCAAAATGCTAAGCTCCAACAGCAGCGAATGCTCCTTCAACAAACTCAGGGTTACCCACAACAAACAGGCCAGGTTATGATGAGGAACTCTAACAATCCCAGCTGTAACTTTCCAGGGAACCCAAACTCATTTGTTGGTGGAGGGGGCTTAAGCTTGGGCTGTGCCGGCACTGCGCTTTCAGATGGACAGAGGTCAGAAACGCCTATGATGCAGGTAAAGGAGATGATGGTGAGGAACTATGTTCAGTCCCAGCAAGCTCTCATGTGGGAGCAGCAACAagaacagcagcaacagcagcagcagcagccaagtGGAATAAAACCTCCTCCATTATCTGATAACATGGATATGAGTGCCCAGTCTGCAATGATGCAGCACAGTCCACAGCACCAAAACCAGAATCTATACCCTAGCCAGTCCTATCAAAGCTACCCCAACCAGAATCTGGTCATGAGCCCTCCAGCTCACACCAGAGGGCCCAGCTCTGTGACACCTAAAGAGCAGCAGCTGACGGGTCTCCAAGGCTCATGTTACGGCCAGGAAATGGTGGTCCCAAGGCCTCCTCAGGGACGGAAACCTCTCAGTCGTCAGAACAGCTTATCACAGGCTGGAAGCGTCTACCTTGGCAGCCCGCCCCACCTCAGTCCTGTCCAGTCCTCCACTAGCCCAAGACGAGGGATCCGACTTCCTCCGGTTCAGCATCCACATCACCcacaaaatgaaatgttctctccaagcaataacaacaacatgtaCTACTCAGGTCAGATAAACATGGATCTAGAGAAACACATGGACCCCCAGAATGGACCTTGTCACAATCAGCAGCACAGTATGGCAACAAACTTAGACCCAACAGGTGGCACAAAACCTGTCCCCATGCCTCCTTATCCTGAATCTGGCCCCATGTCCAATGTCTTAGAGAACCTGGACCTGGACAATGCTCGCATAGACTTCACCTCCATCATTGATGATGCAGATTCCTCCTCTTTCAGCCCAATCAACAACCCCATTCAGGGCCAGCCAGGGTCTTCCTCCCAGGCATCATCTCGCCTCACCACCCCCCAGACTTCTGTCAGCCTAGCTGCAGGCTCCGGCCTGTCCAACATGGCTGTGGGGGACATGACATCTATGCTTACCTCACTGGCTGGGGAGAATAAATATCTGAACACGCTGTCTTAG